CGTGGTCTACAAAGCCGAGGATACCAAGCTCAAACGAACGGTGGCGCTCAAATTTCTGCCGCCGGCGATGACGGCCGATCCGGTTGCCAAGGAGCGCTTTATCCAGGAGGCGCAGGCGGCCTCGGCGCTGGAGCATCCCAACATCTGCAACATCCATGAGATCAGCGAGACCGAGGACGGTCAGATCTACATCGTCATGGCCTATTATGAGGGGCAGACTCTGAAAGAACGGCTGGCATCAGGAGCCCTGACCATTGAGCAGGCGATGGAGTACGCCCGGCAGATGGCCGAGGGATTGGCGGAAGCGCATGAAAAAGGCATCGTCCACCGCGACATCAAGCCGGCTAATATTTTTATCACTGCCGAAGGCATTGTAAAGATTCTGGATTTCGGCCTGGCGAAACTGGCCGGGCAGACGAAATTGACTAAAAGCGGCACGACCCTGGGCACCGCGCTTTTTATGTCGCCGGAACAGACTCGCGGTGAAAAGGTAAATCAC
This is a stretch of genomic DNA from bacterium. It encodes these proteins:
- a CDS encoding serine/threonine protein kinase, translating into MVYKAEDTKLKRTVALKFLPPAMTADPVAKERFIQEAQAASALEHPNICNIHEISETEDGQIYIVMAYYEGQTLKERLASGALTIEQAMEYARQMAEGLAEAHEKGIVHRDIKPANIFITAEGIVKILDFGLAKLAGQTKLTKSGTTLGTALFMSPEQTRGEKVNHRTDIWSLGVVIYEMLTGQLPFKGEYEQAIIYSILNESPAPPTGLRTGIPMELERITFKCLEKKASERYQHMDELIVDLR